A genome region from Nocardia sp. NBC_00565 includes the following:
- the fdxA gene encoding ferredoxin has product MPYIIAEPCVDVKDKACIEECPVDCIYEGGRMLYIHPDECVDCGACEPVCPVEAIFYEDDTPDQWSGYVNANVDFFDELGSPGGATKVGKVDYDPPFIKELPPMASE; this is encoded by the coding sequence GTGCCGTACATCATCGCTGAACCGTGCGTTGACGTGAAGGACAAGGCATGCATCGAAGAATGCCCCGTGGACTGCATCTACGAGGGTGGTCGCATGCTGTACATCCATCCCGACGAGTGCGTGGACTGTGGTGCATGTGAGCCGGTGTGCCCGGTGGAGGCGATCTTCTACGAAGACGACACCCCGGATCAGTGGAGCGGTTACGTGAACGCCAATGTCGACTTCTTCGACGAGCTGGGTTCGCCCGGCGGCGCGACGAAGGTCGGCAAGGTGGATTACGACCCGCCGTTCATCAAAGAGCTGCCGCCGATGGCGAGTGAATGA
- a CDS encoding bifunctional FO biosynthesis protein CofGH yields MIEDVTELPNPSIPSPPPAQSAMRRALRRARDGVTLNVDEAAVLLHARGDDLVDLSRSAARVRDAGLASAGRPKTISYSRNVFIPLTRLCRDKCHYCTFVTVPGKLRAEGKGMFLEPDEVLEIARKGAALGCKEALFTLGDRPEDRWPEAAQWLDERGYDSTLDYLRAVSIMVLEETGLLPHLNPGVMSWAEISRLKPVAQSMGMMLETTATRLFTEKGNCHYGSPDKDPAVRLRAITDAGRLSVPYTTGILVGIGETLTERAESIMAIRKQHKAFGHIQEVIIQNFRAKDDTAMRDVPDAGLDEFLATIAVTRLLLGPDVPVQAPPNLVSHEECRALIDAGIDDWGGVSPVTPDHVNPERPWPNLDTLREITESMGYELVERTSAHPKYVRAGNPWVDPRIGAHVAALTDPKTGLANPDALPVGLPWQEPDESWDSAGRVDLNTAIDTEGRNTESRSDSGLGQDIVGAFGDWDTIREQARDLAVATPERLDSEVLAALRAAEHDPAGLTDAEYLALATAEGPALDAVAALADQLRRDVNGDEVTYVVNRNINFTNICYTGCRFCAFAQRKGDADAFTLSMDEVADRAWEAHVDGATEICMQGGIDPDLPVTGYADLVRAIKARVPSMHVHAFSPMEIVNGASRGGQSIRDWLVALKEAGLDTIPGTAAEILDDEVRWVLTKGKLPTSAWIEVITTAHQVGLRSSSTMMYGHVDNPKHWVGHLRVLRGIQDETGGFTEFVLLPFVHQSSPLYLAGAARPGPTIRDNRAAHALARIMLHGRIDNIQTSWVKLGTAGTRTMLNGGANDLGGTLMEETISRMAGSQHGSAKTVAELTEIADGIGRPVRERTTTYGVPQRKISAALPLSVG; encoded by the coding sequence ATGATCGAGGACGTGACCGAACTGCCGAACCCGAGCATTCCCTCCCCGCCGCCCGCTCAGTCCGCTATGCGTCGGGCGCTGCGGCGTGCTCGGGATGGCGTGACTCTGAACGTGGACGAGGCCGCAGTGCTGCTGCACGCGCGCGGCGACGACCTCGTCGACCTGAGCCGCAGTGCTGCTCGGGTGCGTGATGCCGGATTGGCATCGGCGGGGCGGCCGAAGACCATCAGTTACTCGCGCAACGTCTTCATCCCGCTGACCAGGCTGTGTCGGGACAAGTGTCACTACTGCACCTTTGTCACGGTGCCAGGCAAGCTGCGCGCCGAGGGCAAGGGCATGTTCCTGGAGCCTGATGAGGTGCTGGAGATCGCGCGCAAAGGTGCGGCACTCGGGTGCAAGGAGGCGCTGTTCACGCTGGGTGATCGGCCCGAGGACCGCTGGCCCGAGGCCGCGCAGTGGCTCGACGAGCGCGGCTACGACTCCACGCTGGATTACCTGCGCGCCGTCTCGATCATGGTGCTCGAGGAGACCGGCCTGCTGCCGCATCTGAATCCGGGCGTGATGAGCTGGGCGGAGATCTCCCGGCTCAAGCCGGTCGCGCAGTCCATGGGCATGATGCTGGAGACCACCGCGACCCGGCTGTTCACCGAGAAGGGCAACTGCCACTACGGCAGTCCGGACAAGGATCCGGCGGTCCGGTTGCGCGCCATCACCGACGCGGGTCGGCTCTCGGTGCCCTACACCACCGGCATTCTGGTCGGCATCGGCGAAACACTGACCGAGCGCGCCGAGTCGATCATGGCGATTCGTAAGCAGCACAAGGCATTCGGGCATATTCAGGAAGTGATCATCCAGAACTTCCGGGCCAAGGACGACACCGCCATGCGCGATGTCCCCGACGCGGGCCTGGACGAGTTCCTGGCCACCATCGCGGTCACCCGGCTGCTGCTCGGACCCGATGTGCCGGTGCAGGCGCCGCCGAACCTGGTGTCGCACGAGGAATGTCGTGCCTTGATCGACGCGGGCATTGATGACTGGGGCGGCGTCTCGCCGGTCACCCCCGACCATGTGAACCCGGAACGGCCGTGGCCGAACCTGGATACGCTGCGCGAGATCACCGAGTCCATGGGCTACGAGCTGGTCGAACGCACCTCCGCGCACCCGAAATACGTGCGCGCGGGCAATCCGTGGGTCGATCCGCGCATCGGCGCGCACGTCGCGGCGCTCACCGATCCGAAGACCGGTCTGGCGAATCCGGACGCGCTGCCGGTCGGCCTGCCCTGGCAGGAGCCGGACGAGTCCTGGGACTCGGCCGGGCGCGTCGACCTCAACACCGCGATCGACACCGAGGGTCGAAATACCGAGAGCCGCAGTGATTCCGGGCTCGGCCAGGATATCGTCGGGGCCTTCGGCGACTGGGACACCATCCGCGAGCAGGCTCGTGATCTCGCCGTCGCGACACCGGAGCGGCTCGATTCGGAGGTGCTGGCCGCGCTGCGGGCCGCCGAGCACGATCCGGCCGGCCTCACCGACGCCGAGTACCTCGCGTTGGCCACGGCGGAGGGACCGGCGCTGGACGCGGTGGCCGCGCTGGCCGACCAACTGCGTCGCGATGTCAACGGCGACGAGGTCACCTACGTGGTGAACCGGAATATCAACTTCACCAATATCTGCTACACCGGCTGCCGCTTCTGCGCGTTCGCCCAGCGCAAGGGTGACGCCGACGCGTTCACCCTGAGCATGGACGAGGTCGCCGACCGCGCCTGGGAGGCGCATGTCGACGGCGCGACCGAGATCTGCATGCAGGGCGGTATCGATCCGGACTTGCCGGTCACCGGCTACGCCGATCTGGTGCGGGCGATCAAGGCGCGGGTCCCGTCGATGCATGTGCACGCCTTCAGCCCGATGGAGATCGTGAACGGCGCGTCCCGCGGCGGGCAGAGCATCCGCGATTGGCTGGTCGCGCTGAAGGAAGCCGGGCTGGACACGATTCCCGGCACGGCCGCGGAGATCCTCGATGACGAGGTCCGCTGGGTGCTCACCAAGGGCAAACTGCCCACCTCCGCGTGGATCGAGGTGATCACCACCGCACATCAGGTGGGTCTGCGCTCCAGCTCCACGATGATGTACGGCCACGTCGACAATCCGAAGCATTGGGTCGGGCATCTGCGGGTGCTGCGCGGAATCCAGGACGAGACGGGCGGTTTCACCGAATTCGTGCTGCTGCCATTCGTGCATCAGAGTTCGCCGCTGTATCTGGCGGGCGCGGCGCGGCCGGGGCCGACCATCCGGGACAACCGGGCGGCGCACGCCCTGGCGCGGATCATGCTGCACGGCCGGATCGACAATATCCAGACCAGCTGGGTGAAGCTCGGCACCGCGGGTACCCGGACCATGCTCAACGGCGGCGCCAACGATCTGGGCGGTACGTTGATGGAGGAGACCATCTCCCGCATGGCCGGATCCCAACACGGGTCCGCCAAGACCGTCGCCGAACTCACCGAGATCGCCGATGGCATCGGCCGTCCGGTGCGCGAGCGCACCACCACCTACGGGGTGCCGCAACGGAAGATCTCTGCGGCGCTGCCACTGTCGGTGGGCTAG
- the mshB gene encoding N-acetyl-1-D-myo-inositol-2-amino-2-deoxy-alpha-D-glucopyranoside deacetylase, protein MAQDSVTGGLLLVHAHPDDESITTGGTIAHYRRRGIPVTVVTCTLGEEGEVIGDEWAQLTAEHADQLGGYRISELVEALAALNAGPPRFLGGAGRWRDSGMAGTPAAEHPRAFVHSGAAAVDALTAIVLELRPEVVIGYDPRGGYGHPDHIRAHWVTSAAVTAAAEQGWDTPKFYWTVTDGDMLRLYTAALARRTVEGLPGALPRGWRLPAERELASVPSHTVTTTIDVSDSVAAKRAALRAHATQVTVAPSGREFALSNNVAQPILPEEHFVLVRGKRGPVGPDGREHDLFAGL, encoded by the coding sequence GTGGCGCAGGATTCCGTGACGGGCGGGTTGCTGCTGGTGCACGCCCACCCGGACGACGAGTCCATCACCACCGGGGGCACCATCGCGCACTACCGCCGTCGCGGCATCCCGGTGACCGTGGTGACCTGCACGCTCGGTGAAGAGGGCGAGGTGATCGGGGACGAGTGGGCGCAATTGACCGCCGAGCACGCCGATCAGCTCGGCGGGTACCGGATATCGGAGCTGGTCGAGGCGCTGGCGGCGCTGAACGCCGGACCGCCGCGATTCCTCGGTGGCGCGGGCCGGTGGCGTGACTCCGGTATGGCGGGCACGCCGGCGGCGGAGCATCCGCGCGCCTTCGTGCACTCCGGCGCCGCGGCGGTGGACGCGCTCACCGCGATCGTGCTGGAGCTGCGGCCCGAGGTGGTGATCGGCTACGACCCGCGCGGCGGCTACGGCCATCCGGACCATATTCGGGCGCACTGGGTCACCTCGGCGGCGGTCACCGCGGCGGCCGAACAGGGCTGGGACACCCCGAAGTTCTATTGGACGGTCACCGACGGCGATATGTTGCGGCTGTATACGGCGGCGCTGGCCCGACGGACCGTGGAGGGGCTGCCCGGTGCCTTGCCGCGCGGCTGGCGGTTGCCCGCCGAGCGGGAACTCGCGAGCGTGCCGAGTCATACGGTGACGACGACCATCGACGTATCCGATTCGGTCGCCGCCAAGCGGGCGGCGCTGCGGGCACATGCCACGCAAGTGACGGTCGCGCCGTCGGGCCGGGAGTTCGCGCTCTCCAATAACGTTGCGCAGCCGATACTTCCGGAGGAGCACTTCGTGCTCGTGCGTGGTAAGCGCGGTCCGGTGGGGCCGGACGGGCGCGAACACGATCTGTTCGCGGGGCTGTAG
- a CDS encoding PH domain-containing protein: MSQPRTILADPAWRPSPKAKVLWTIQAALGWIVPFVALIVWVAFDGDRRGAQLVVFVVAVVLALVSIGVVPMWRYAVHRWEVTDEAVYTRVGWLTVQSRVAPISRVQTVDTERGPLERLLGLATVTVTTASSAGAVQISALDLPVAEQTVTRLTEIAALHRGDAT; the protein is encoded by the coding sequence ATGTCGCAGCCGCGCACGATCTTGGCCGATCCGGCCTGGCGTCCGAGTCCCAAGGCCAAGGTGTTGTGGACGATTCAGGCCGCGTTGGGGTGGATCGTTCCGTTCGTGGCGCTGATCGTATGGGTCGCGTTCGACGGCGACCGCCGTGGGGCACAGCTGGTGGTGTTCGTGGTGGCGGTGGTGCTCGCACTGGTGAGCATCGGTGTGGTGCCTATGTGGCGGTATGCGGTACATCGGTGGGAGGTGACCGATGAGGCGGTGTACACGCGGGTCGGGTGGCTGACGGTGCAGAGCCGGGTGGCGCCGATTTCGCGGGTGCAGACCGTCGATACCGAACGCGGGCCATTGGAGCGATTGCTCGGGCTGGCGACGGTGACCGTGACGACGGCGTCATCGGCGGGGGCCGTGCAGATCTCCGCGCTCGATCTGCCGGTCGCCGAGCAGACGGTGACCCGGTTGACCGAGATCGCCGCGCTGCATCGGGGGGATGCGACGTGA
- a CDS encoding PH domain-containing protein: MLLVHPVTEVVKLIPVLIVSVILGTNTGNHLWGLIALALIVGFALTRWFTTTYRVGPTHVELRTGLIQRKKLSVPRSRIRSVDIEADLLHRVLGLAVLAIGTGQQADSGEKFKLDALAAGAVPELRAVLLAHTAAAPAAAEPATVDLLRKGMPEYTPREIGHWRASWVRYAPLSLTGFAIIAPIVGVAFQYGIGQVLFRSDAVHSIEDGSTVFIAVAIALLVIAIVVIVSLAACTRYLTTYFGLRVLDDDRTLQLRHGLFTTRQITLDLARFRGATVNEPLLLRLAGAAELEAIMTGQSPRQKILPQAPRAAIESTLGELLAPRGTRGFASASGSAADTTVRQQDSVSGPGATLGTAPLVAHGPIARRRRYTRALSPILIVAAAMLIATLAGADFSPWWWLLPVLATPVAAALAADRYRGLGHTVLPATGSGPAWLITRSGSLDRDRDCLEAPGIIGWTVRQSFWQRRAGVATVVAATAAGKKHYLVLDIPIEQAWDLIESATPGRLGTR; the protein is encoded by the coding sequence ATGCTGTTGGTACACCCCGTCACCGAGGTGGTGAAGTTGATTCCGGTGCTGATCGTATCGGTGATCCTCGGCACCAATACCGGCAATCACCTATGGGGTCTGATCGCACTGGCGCTGATCGTCGGCTTCGCGCTGACGCGCTGGTTCACCACCACCTATCGGGTCGGACCGACCCATGTCGAGTTGCGCACCGGGCTGATTCAGCGCAAAAAGCTGTCGGTGCCGCGCTCGCGGATCCGATCGGTCGATATCGAAGCCGATCTGCTGCATCGGGTGCTCGGGCTGGCGGTGCTGGCGATAGGCACTGGGCAACAGGCGGATTCGGGTGAGAAGTTCAAACTGGACGCGTTGGCCGCGGGTGCCGTGCCCGAGTTGCGGGCGGTATTGCTCGCGCATACCGCCGCCGCGCCCGCGGCCGCGGAACCTGCCACGGTGGATCTGCTCCGAAAAGGCATGCCGGAGTACACACCTCGCGAGATCGGCCATTGGCGGGCGAGTTGGGTGCGTTACGCGCCGCTGTCGCTCACCGGTTTCGCGATCATCGCGCCCATCGTCGGTGTGGCGTTCCAATACGGCATCGGCCAGGTCCTGTTCCGTTCCGACGCCGTGCACAGCATCGAGGATGGCAGCACTGTCTTCATCGCGGTCGCCATCGCACTGCTGGTCATCGCGATCGTGGTGATCGTCAGCCTCGCGGCCTGTACTCGTTATCTCACTACGTATTTCGGCCTGCGCGTGCTCGATGACGACCGCACACTGCAGTTGCGCCACGGCCTGTTCACCACCCGCCAGATCACCCTGGACCTGGCCCGCTTCCGCGGCGCCACCGTCAACGAGCCGCTGCTGCTGCGGCTGGCGGGCGCCGCTGAACTCGAAGCCATCATGACCGGTCAGAGTCCGCGTCAGAAGATTCTCCCGCAGGCCCCGCGCGCGGCGATCGAAAGCACGCTCGGCGAGCTGCTCGCGCCGCGCGGCACAAGGGGTTTCGCTTCGGCATCCGGTAGCGCGGCGGACACGACGGTGCGGCAACAAGATTCGGTGTCGGGGCCGGGTGCGACACTGGGTACCGCGCCTCTGGTGGCGCACGGCCCGATCGCCCGTCGCCGCCGGTACACCCGCGCGTTGAGCCCGATCCTGATCGTCGCGGCCGCCATGCTCATCGCAACCCTTGCGGGAGCGGACTTTTCACCGTGGTGGTGGCTGCTGCCCGTGCTCGCGACCCCCGTCGCCGCCGCACTGGCCGCGGACCGCTACCGCGGACTCGGTCACACCGTGCTGCCCGCTACCGGGAGCGGCCCGGCCTGGCTGATCACCCGCTCCGGTTCGCTCGACCGCGACCGCGACTGCCTCGAGGCCCCCGGCATCATCGGCTGGACCGTCCGCCAATCCTTCTGGCAGCGCCGCGCCGGCGTCGCCACCGTGGTCGCCGCCACCGCCGCGGGCAAGAAGCACTACCTCGTCCTCGACATCCCGATCGAACAAGCTTGGGACCTGATCGAATCGGCGACACCCGGCCGCCTCGGCACCCGCTGA
- a CDS encoding APC family permease yields MVSVVETSVSPTRELPIADRRVRRLQKGDKYRLTAIGGLAALSLDALSSVAYGPEAIVLVLVAAGAAAVSWTLPVSLAIATLLLVLVLSYRQVIAAHPDGGGSYAVAKKDLGRGASLLAAASLVVDYVLTVAVSLAAGAASLASAFPALADHLLLITLIGLAVLTVINLIGVAESAKVLMGPTLLFIVAIFAVIVVGLFRPEPVAVIGTDLGPRVPFDSVGILLLLKAFSAGCSALTGVEAIANAVPSFRTPAVRRAQHTEIGLGVLLCSMLLGLAFLIRHHHAVPRGDVTLLAQLSAAAFGTGWPFYVTSLSVTLALCLAANTSFGGLPVLLSLLAKDHRVAHLFALRSERPVFRYGVAALAILAATVLIVVEAETHRLLPVYAVGVFIGFTISQTGLVRHWREQRGSGWLRRATLNGFGAILTAVAAVVLFIEKFNEGAWLLLIIVPALIILFARTENYYRSVAEQLGLGRIPFLPPQSPDQQPMLIVVPVVAVSEVTARALRTAQSFGGEIVAVAAEIDPAATRRLSAQWKEWDPGVPLTVLPCPRRSLVATLVGYVRNQTRKGRQVTVLLAQVEADRWWQRPLHNPRGPVLAAALRARTDAVIATLAIRLD; encoded by the coding sequence ATGGTGAGTGTGGTCGAGACCTCGGTATCGCCGACGCGGGAGTTGCCAATCGCCGATCGCCGGGTGCGGCGGCTGCAGAAAGGCGATAAGTACCGGCTGACCGCGATCGGCGGTTTGGCGGCGTTATCGCTGGACGCGCTCTCCAGTGTGGCCTACGGGCCGGAGGCGATCGTGCTGGTGCTTGTCGCGGCGGGTGCGGCGGCGGTGTCGTGGACGTTGCCGGTGTCGCTGGCGATCGCGACGCTGTTGCTGGTATTGGTGTTGTCGTATCGGCAGGTGATCGCGGCGCATCCGGACGGCGGCGGATCCTATGCGGTGGCGAAGAAGGATCTGGGTCGCGGCGCCAGCCTGCTCGCCGCGGCGAGTCTGGTGGTGGACTATGTGCTGACCGTCGCGGTCAGTCTCGCCGCCGGTGCGGCCAGCTTGGCCAGTGCGTTCCCGGCGCTGGCCGATCACCTGCTGCTGATCACGTTGATCGGACTCGCGGTGCTGACGGTGATCAATCTGATCGGGGTGGCCGAATCGGCGAAGGTGCTGATGGGACCGACACTGCTGTTCATCGTCGCGATCTTCGCGGTAATCGTGGTCGGGTTGTTCCGGCCGGAACCGGTCGCGGTGATCGGCACCGATCTCGGCCCGAGAGTGCCGTTCGACTCCGTGGGAATCTTGTTGCTGCTCAAGGCATTTTCCGCGGGCTGCTCGGCGCTGACCGGTGTCGAGGCGATCGCCAACGCGGTGCCGTCGTTCCGAACTCCCGCCGTGCGACGGGCCCAGCACACCGAGATCGGCCTCGGTGTGCTGCTGTGCTCGATGCTGCTCGGTTTGGCCTTCCTGATTCGCCACCATCACGCGGTACCGCGCGGTGACGTAACGCTGCTCGCCCAACTGTCGGCGGCGGCATTCGGCACCGGCTGGCCGTTCTATGTCACCAGCCTGTCCGTCACGCTAGCCCTGTGCCTGGCCGCCAACACCAGCTTCGGTGGCCTGCCGGTGCTGTTGTCTCTGCTGGCGAAGGACCATCGCGTCGCCCACCTGTTCGCGTTGCGCTCCGAACGCCCGGTATTCCGCTACGGCGTTGCGGCCCTTGCCATCCTGGCGGCCACCGTGCTGATCGTGGTCGAGGCCGAAACCCACCGTCTGCTACCGGTTTACGCGGTCGGCGTCTTCATCGGCTTCACCATCAGCCAGACCGGCCTGGTGCGCCATTGGCGCGAACAGCGCGGCTCCGGCTGGCTCCGGCGCGCCACCCTCAACGGCTTCGGCGCGATACTCACCGCGGTCGCCGCCGTGGTCCTTTTCATCGAAAAGTTCAACGAAGGCGCATGGCTGCTGCTGATCATCGTGCCCGCGTTGATAATCCTGTTCGCCCGCACCGAGAACTACTACCGCAGCGTCGCCGAACAACTCGGCCTCGGCCGAATCCCGTTCCTGCCACCGCAATCACCGGATCAACAACCGATGCTCATCGTGGTCCCGGTAGTCGCCGTCAGCGAAGTCACCGCGCGCGCCCTGCGCACCGCCCAATCCTTCGGCGGCGAAATCGTCGCCGTGGCAGCCGAAATCGACCCTGCCGCGACCCGCCGCCTGAGCGCCCAATGGAAGGAATGGGATCCGGGCGTACCCCTGACGGTTCTGCCCTGCCCCCGCCGCAGCCTCGTCGCCACCCTCGTCGGCTACGTCCGCAACCAGACCCGCAAGGGCCGCCAGGTCACCGTCCTACTGGCCCAAGTCGAAGCCGACCGCTGGTGGCAACGCCCCCTCCACAATCCCCGCGGCCCCGTCCTGGCCGCGGCCCTGCGCGCCCGCACCGACGCGGTCATCGCCACCCTCGCCATTCGCCTCGACTGA
- a CDS encoding ABC transporter family substrate-binding protein, with protein sequence MRAILMVMAALGLFGSSATVLAGCTANPPPPIESTDSPKTTPAKPDKNTVVVAIDDIGIGFNPHLRSDQSPATAAVSSMVLPSPFRPVPNPAVPGATEWVPDTALVVSADVTAQEPFTITYTLRNQANWSDGAPIAAEDFRFLWQQMITQPGVVDPAGYRHISDVNSSGGGKTVTVTMTEAYPAWRELFTNLLPSHLIKDQPGGFANGLVERIPVSGGNFRIKSADRGRDEILLERNDRYWGTPAAPDQILFRRGGTPAQLADSLRTGDAQMALVHGGVATQAQLAAIPSVRTAIMPQSRELQFAINGRSGDLSDARVRRGVTALIDPTLLATVAGQTGGWVEPVHAQILTPSDPGYAPTAPPRPSAEQAFALLGEAGYGRTPETPPPTSPTSPAPQPRAVVKNGKALTIRIGAVTGDATALAVANTAADQLRSAGIDATVRSLAADTLYGKELTDGGVDAIVGWEVAGSDPATVLASRYACPPVETGATNGNSQTAIEAAKKAPSNLSGVCDPGLQPSIDEALRGIEVGRALADAEPKLWALATVLPIVQDNVVAAAGPRVDGASLSGAIQVGIFGDVAMWRRIP encoded by the coding sequence ATGCGCGCGATCCTGATGGTGATGGCGGCGCTGGGCCTTTTCGGTTCTTCGGCAACGGTGCTCGCCGGTTGTACCGCGAATCCGCCACCCCCGATCGAGAGCACGGACAGTCCCAAGACGACACCGGCCAAACCGGATAAGAACACCGTCGTGGTGGCCATCGATGACATCGGCATCGGATTCAATCCGCATCTGCGGTCCGATCAGTCGCCGGCCACCGCGGCGGTGAGTTCGATGGTGCTGCCGAGTCCGTTCCGCCCGGTGCCGAATCCGGCCGTGCCCGGCGCCACCGAGTGGGTGCCGGATACGGCGCTGGTGGTGTCGGCCGATGTCACCGCGCAGGAACCGTTCACGATCACCTATACGCTGCGTAACCAGGCGAACTGGTCCGACGGCGCGCCGATCGCCGCGGAGGACTTCCGGTTCCTGTGGCAGCAGATGATCACCCAGCCGGGTGTGGTGGATCCCGCTGGCTACCGGCATATTTCGGATGTGAATTCCTCCGGTGGCGGCAAGACGGTCACGGTCACCATGACCGAGGCCTACCCCGCCTGGCGTGAGCTGTTCACGAATCTGCTGCCCTCACATCTGATCAAGGATCAGCCGGGCGGTTTCGCGAACGGCCTGGTCGAGCGAATTCCGGTATCGGGCGGCAACTTCCGCATCAAGTCGGCCGATCGCGGACGCGATGAGATCCTGCTCGAACGCAACGACCGGTACTGGGGTACGCCCGCCGCGCCGGATCAGATCCTGTTCCGCCGCGGCGGAACTCCCGCGCAGCTGGCCGATTCGCTGCGCACCGGCGATGCCCAGATGGCGCTGGTTCACGGCGGTGTCGCGACGCAGGCGCAGTTGGCGGCGATCCCGTCGGTGCGCACCGCGATCATGCCGCAGTCACGCGAGCTCCAGTTCGCCATCAACGGGCGCAGTGGCGATCTCAGCGATGCCCGGGTGCGGCGCGGGGTCACCGCGCTGATCGATCCGACGCTGCTGGCCACTGTCGCGGGGCAGACCGGCGGTTGGGTCGAACCGGTGCACGCGCAGATCCTGACACCATCGGATCCCGGATACGCGCCGACCGCGCCGCCGCGGCCGTCCGCGGAGCAGGCCTTCGCGCTGCTCGGCGAGGCGGGTTATGGCCGCACGCCGGAAACGCCGCCGCCGACCTCGCCGACCTCGCCCGCGCCGCAGCCGAGGGCGGTCGTGAAAAACGGTAAGGCGCTGACGATTCGGATCGGCGCGGTCACCGGTGATGCCACCGCACTCGCGGTCGCCAACACCGCGGCGGACCAATTGCGCAGTGCCGGAATCGATGCCACCGTGCGCAGCCTGGCCGCGGATACGCTCTACGGCAAGGAACTCACCGACGGCGGTGTGGACGCCATCGTCGGCTGGGAGGTCGCCGGTTCGGATCCGGCCACCGTGCTCGCCTCCCGCTACGCCTGCCCGCCGGTGGAAACCGGTGCCACCAACGGGAATTCGCAGACCGCTATCGAGGCGGCCAAGAAGGCGCCGAGCAATCTGTCCGGCGTCTGCGATCCCGGACTACAGCCCTCGATCGATGAGGCGTTGCGCGGTATCGAGGTCGGCCGGGCGCTGGCCGATGCCGAGCCGAAGCTGTGGGCGCTGGCCACGGTGCTGCCGATCGTGCAGGACAACGTCGTCGCGGCCGCCGGCCCCCGGGTGGACGGTGCGTCGTTGAGCGGAGCCATCCAGGTCGGCATCTTCGGTGACGTGGCGATGTGGCGCAGGATTCCGTGA
- a CDS encoding helix-turn-helix domain-containing protein, producing the protein MQLRHKFRLYPSVHQGQSLAQAFGCARVVYNDALAARKRAFAEGMRLSDAELCRARD; encoded by the coding sequence ATGCAGTTGCGGCACAAGTTCCGCCTATACCCCTCGGTCCATCAAGGGCAGTCCTTGGCACAGGCGTTCGGCTGCGCACGAGTGGTGTACAACGACGCGTTGGCCGCAAGGAAACGGGCATTCGCGGAGGGTATGCGGCTCTCGGACGCCGAGTTGTGCCGGGCCCGGGATTGA
- the dapC gene encoding succinyldiaminopimelate transaminase, with product MSSDVSSRRRVSGLLPDFPWDTIAAVKAKAAAHPDGIVDLSVGTPVDPVAPLIRAALSSVADVPGYPTTHGTPELRVAAVDALKRRYGITELDPAAVLPVIGTKELIAGLPRLLGLGADDLVVIPEVAYPTYEVGALLAGAQVVRADGLTQLGPRSPALIFVNSPSNPTGKVLGVEHLRKVVAFARERGAIVASDECYLGLAWDGRAVSILDPEVCDGDHTGLLAVHSLSKTSNLASYRAGFVAGDPELVAELLEVRKHSGMMVPFPIQAAMTAALGDDTHEAQQRERYRVRREVLRKALQAAGFRIDHSAAGLYLWSTRGEPCRTTLDWLAERGILAAPGDFYGPGAGEYVRIALTASDERVAAAARRLTAD from the coding sequence ATGAGCTCTGACGTGTCGTCGCGTCGCCGGGTCAGCGGTCTGCTACCCGATTTTCCCTGGGACACCATCGCGGCGGTGAAGGCGAAGGCCGCCGCGCATCCGGACGGGATTGTCGACCTGTCGGTCGGCACTCCGGTCGATCCGGTGGCCCCGTTGATCCGCGCGGCGTTGAGTTCGGTCGCCGACGTGCCCGGTTATCCGACCACGCACGGCACCCCCGAACTGCGCGTGGCGGCGGTCGACGCGCTGAAGCGGCGGTACGGGATCACCGAACTCGATCCGGCCGCGGTGCTGCCGGTGATCGGTACCAAGGAACTGATCGCCGGTCTGCCGCGACTGCTCGGACTCGGCGCGGACGATCTGGTCGTCATTCCCGAGGTCGCGTACCCGACCTATGAGGTGGGTGCGCTACTGGCTGGTGCGCAGGTGGTGCGAGCCGATGGACTGACCCAACTCGGTCCGCGCTCGCCCGCCCTGATCTTTGTGAACTCCCCGTCGAATCCGACCGGGAAGGTGCTCGGTGTCGAGCATCTGCGCAAGGTCGTGGCTTTCGCGCGGGAACGCGGCGCGATCGTGGCCTCCGACGAGTGCTACCTGGGCCTGGCCTGGGACGGACGAGCAGTCTCCATCCTCGACCCGGAAGTGTGCGACGGCGACCACACCGGTCTGCTGGCGGTGCACTCGCTGTCGAAGACCTCCAACCTGGCCAGCTACCGGGCCGGGTTCGTGGCGGGTGATCCGGAGCTGGTCGCCGAACTGCTCGAGGTGCGCAAGCACTCCGGAATGATGGTGCCGTTCCCGATCCAGGCGGCCATGACCGCGGCGCTCGGCGACGACACCCACGAGGCGCAGCAGCGCGAGCGCTACCGTGTGCGGCGCGAGGTGCTGCGAAAGGCCTTGCAGGCTGCCGGTTTCCGTATCGATCACTCGGCGGCGGGCCTCTATCTGTGGTCCACCCGGGGTGAGCCCTGCCGGACCACACTGGACTGGCTGGCCGAGCGCGGCATCCTCGCCGCCCCCGGCGACTTCTACGGACCGGGCGCCGGCGAGTACGTGCGCATCGCACTGACCGCGAGCGACGAGCGCGTCGCCGCGGCGGCGCGACGCCTCACGGCCGACTAG